A single region of the Candidatus Woesearchaeota archaeon genome encodes:
- a CDS encoding adenylosuccinate synthase (catalyzes the formation of N6-(1,2,-dicarboxyethyl)-AMP from L-aspartate, inosine monophosphate and GTP in AMP biosynthesis): MVNTLVVVGGQWGDEGKGKIVDFLAEKADIVARATGGNNAGHTVVVGDKKFKFHLLPSGVIHPSKLSICGNGMVIDPKVMIGEIENAGKEGFEITPDQLMISSTAHVITEKQIDMDKKTGKKVGTTGRGIGPCYMAKIGRTGLRMSEFVKQDNDEAAKLRQFVGDTYAVLNKAIEDGRKILVEGAQGTMLDVDHGTYPFVTSSNPTAGGACTGLGIGPTKIDSVIGILKAYTTRVGRGPFPTELGTDQQTTAEGTWDRIEPEYGALLKEAAEKANKGDEYFQGKYLRLMGREYGTTTGRPRRCGWFDAVVARYSARINGLTGFVSTKGDCFNDLDKIKICTAYEIEGRKTEDFPLEQNNIKKAKPVYEEMDGWKQDISDIKSFDGLPKNAQKYFRRIEELAGVPMAVLSLGAKRSQTIVMDDSVLL; this comes from the coding sequence ATGGTAAATACTCTAGTTGTTGTTGGCGGCCAGTGGGGGGATGAAGGCAAGGGAAAGATAGTGGACTTCTTAGCTGAAAAGGCAGATATCGTAGCAAGGGCAACAGGGGGCAATAATGCTGGCCATACTGTTGTTGTGGGTGATAAGAAGTTTAAGTTTCACCTGCTCCCTTCAGGAGTGATACACCCCTCCAAGCTGTCGATATGCGGCAACGGAATGGTGATTGACCCAAAGGTCATGATCGGTGAGATTGAGAATGCCGGAAAGGAGGGCTTTGAAATAACTCCTGACCAGCTCATGATAAGCTCAACCGCACATGTCATAACTGAAAAGCAGATTGACATGGATAAGAAAACAGGGAAAAAGGTGGGAACAACTGGAAGGGGAATAGGGCCCTGCTATATGGCAAAGATTGGCAGGACAGGCCTGAGAATGTCGGAGTTTGTGAAGCAGGATAATGATGAGGCTGCAAAACTAAGGCAGTTTGTCGGAGATACTTATGCTGTTCTGAATAAGGCCATAGAAGATGGCAGGAAGATACTGGTGGAAGGAGCCCAAGGAACTATGCTTGATGTGGACCACGGAACATACCCTTTTGTGACTTCTTCCAACCCTACAGCAGGCGGGGCATGCACGGGCTTGGGAATAGGTCCGACAAAGATTGACTCTGTGATTGGTATATTAAAGGCATATACGACAAGAGTGGGAAGGGGGCCTTTTCCGACTGAGCTGGGAACTGACCAGCAGACAACTGCAGAAGGAACATGGGACAGGATAGAGCCTGAATATGGGGCATTGCTGAAAGAGGCTGCTGAAAAGGCAAATAAAGGGGATGAGTACTTCCAGGGCAAATATCTTCGCCTTATGGGCAGGGAATACGGCACCACAACAGGCAGGCCGAGGAGATGCGGATGGTTTGATGCTGTTGTTGCGAGATATTCTGCGCGCATAAACGGCCTGACAGGATTTGTTTCCACAAAGGGTGACTGCTTCAATGACCTTGATAAGATAAAGATATGCACCGCTTATGAAATAGAAGGCCGGAAAACAGAAGACTTTCCTCTAGAGCAGAATAATATTAAGAAAGCAAAGCCTGTTTACGAAGAGATGGACGGCTGGAAGCAGGATATCTCTGATATTAAGAGCTTTGATGGGCTGCCAAAGAATGCGCAGAAATATTTCAGAAGAATAGAAGAGCTAGCCGGAGTGCCGATGGCAGTGCTTTCTTTAGGGGCTAAGAGAAGCCAGACTATTGTTATGGATGATAGTGTGCTGCTTTAG
- a CDS encoding 30S ribosomal protein S8e, giving the protein MAITQKRSKRKPTGARYKSKLSKKQHELGSNPTLPKIEPVKSKRLRVMGNNLKLRLLASDTANVFDPKTKKHKTVKIKNVVENSANRHYIRRNILTKGAVIETELGKAKITSRPGQEGAVNAVLV; this is encoded by the coding sequence ATGGCAATCACCCAGAAAAGGTCAAAGAGAAAGCCCACAGGCGCCAGATATAAGTCTAAGCTTTCAAAGAAGCAGCACGAACTAGGCTCAAATCCGACATTGCCCAAGATCGAGCCCGTAAAGAGCAAGAGGTTAAGAGTGATGGGAAACAACCTAAAGTTAAGGCTGCTCGCTTCAGATACTGCAAACGTCTTCGATCCCAAGACAAAAAAGCATAAGACTGTCAAGATAAAGAACGTTGTTGAAAACAGCGCCAATAGGCATTATATAAGGCGAAATATACTTACTAAGGGGGCTGTTATCGAAACAGAATTAGGCAAGGCAAAGATAACTTCCAGGCCTGGCCAGGAAGGGGCAGTTAATGCTGTTTTGGTCTGA